A single window of Halobacillus naozhouensis DNA harbors:
- a CDS encoding phospholipase D-like domain-containing protein: MDLVITAGTTLLIGSISYGVYKFSQKDHTEHIPLTPVEYVFTKSNKSPKQKVKEVIDHTKKTLDVAMFLLTETDFVTQITKATKRGVNVRVITDRTQTSDLSKQTANIQKLIEAGVPVKVNTYDGNMHLKVMISDQNLVTTGSYNFTYSAENKNDEVLVVIRGKKIGEEWTDKFDSMWNDSSHYSPYSQDTDEKYA; the protein is encoded by the coding sequence ATGGACCTCGTCATTACTGCGGGAACAACTTTACTCATCGGTTCGATTTCTTATGGGGTCTATAAGTTTTCACAAAAAGACCACACGGAACACATACCCCTCACCCCTGTGGAGTATGTGTTTACGAAATCAAATAAATCACCTAAACAAAAAGTTAAAGAAGTCATCGATCACACGAAAAAGACATTAGATGTAGCTATGTTTTTATTAACGGAAACCGATTTTGTTACACAGATCACCAAGGCTACCAAGCGAGGGGTAAACGTTCGAGTGATTACTGATAGAACCCAAACGAGTGATCTATCAAAACAAACCGCAAATATCCAGAAGCTAATCGAGGCTGGTGTACCCGTTAAAGTCAACACTTACGATGGAAATATGCATTTAAAAGTCATGATCTCAGATCAGAACCTTGTCACTACCGGGTCCTATAATTTCACGTATTCAGCTGAGAATAAAAATGATGAAGTACTGGTCGTCATCAGGGGCAAAAAGATCGGTGAGGAGTGGACCGACAAGTTCGATTCAATGTGGAATGACAGCTCACATTACAGTCCTTATTCACAGGATACCGACGAGAAATATGCTTAG
- a CDS encoding S66 peptidase family protein produces MLLPKKLKSGDTVGVVAPASPPNLSNLQCSLHFLHQLGLHVKIAPHVRSEYGYLAGTDSQRLEDLHTMFADSSISGIICAGGGYGTSRIARFIDYKLIKRNPKIFWGYSDITFLHTSIQQQTGLVTFHGPMLCSDVGKENFDPLSKSMFQQLFEPMVLTYSEAISPLNIISHGEACGEIVGGNLSLLVNSIGSAYEMDTRNKLLLIEDVGEEPYRIDSFLSQLKLAGKLDQAAGVIIGDFSKATPKNPEGSLTLEQVFNFYFSSLKKPVLSGFKIGHCLPHFAVPLGSLATLSSPSKTLKINPGVQ; encoded by the coding sequence TTGTTACTTCCTAAAAAACTGAAATCCGGTGACACTGTTGGTGTGGTCGCGCCAGCTAGTCCGCCAAACTTATCGAATTTACAATGTTCGCTTCATTTTCTCCACCAACTCGGTTTGCATGTCAAAATCGCACCACATGTGAGAAGTGAATATGGCTATTTGGCTGGCACCGACTCCCAAAGGCTCGAGGACCTTCATACCATGTTTGCCGACTCTTCGATCAGCGGTATTATTTGTGCCGGCGGTGGTTATGGCACGAGTCGAATAGCACGATTCATTGATTACAAGCTTATTAAACGAAATCCAAAAATCTTTTGGGGCTACAGTGATATTACCTTTTTACATACATCCATTCAGCAACAGACAGGGCTTGTTACTTTTCACGGTCCCATGCTTTGTTCAGATGTAGGGAAGGAAAACTTTGACCCCTTATCTAAATCGATGTTTCAACAGCTGTTTGAACCAATGGTGTTAACCTATTCCGAAGCTATATCCCCTCTTAACATCATTAGCCATGGCGAGGCTTGCGGTGAAATTGTCGGGGGTAATCTATCCTTACTTGTAAATTCAATCGGATCTGCATATGAAATGGATACGAGAAATAAATTGTTACTCATTGAGGACGTTGGCGAGGAACCTTATCGCATCGACTCCTTCTTAAGCCAGCTTAAACTTGCCGGGAAGTTAGATCAAGCAGCAGGAGTTATCATCGGTGATTTTAGTAAAGCAACACCGAAAAACCCAGAAGGTTCCTTAACACTGGAACAAGTTTTCAACTTCTATTTTTCTTCGCTTAAGAAACCTGTCTTATCAGGGTTTAAAATTGGTCATTGTCTGCCCCACTTTGCCGTGCCTCTGGGCAGTCTGGCTACACTTTCGAGCCCTTCAAAAACACTAAAAATAAATCCAGGGGTACAATAA
- a CDS encoding M55 family metallopeptidase — protein MKLYISVDMEGVTGLPDSSFVEANSHNYERGRLIMTEETNYVVQAAFDYEASELVVNDSHSKMNNLLVERLHPDVQLITGDVKPFSMVQGLDHTYEGAIFLGYHARAGNRGVMSHSMTNSVRNFFIDDVAVGELGLNAYYAGYYGIPVLMVSGDDMAAQEAEKLIPHVITAPVKETISRSAVKTLSPKRAGELLQHKTAQAIQNRTKIQPLVPPSHPTLRIEFTNYGQAEWANLMPGTELELGTTIVSYKAKDIREAYQAMLVMTELADRTTFS, from the coding sequence ATGAAGCTTTACATTTCTGTTGATATGGAAGGTGTTACAGGTTTACCTGATTCGTCATTTGTTGAGGCAAACAGTCACAATTATGAAAGAGGACGACTCATCATGACAGAGGAAACAAATTATGTGGTTCAAGCTGCTTTTGACTACGAAGCCTCGGAATTAGTCGTGAATGACAGCCACTCTAAGATGAATAACCTGCTAGTCGAACGGCTTCACCCTGACGTCCAACTGATTACAGGGGACGTTAAACCTTTTTCCATGGTCCAGGGACTGGACCACACGTATGAAGGAGCTATTTTTCTAGGTTATCATGCGCGAGCAGGAAACAGAGGTGTTATGTCCCACTCGATGACGAACAGCGTCCGCAACTTTTTTATTGATGATGTAGCTGTTGGTGAACTTGGTCTAAACGCTTATTATGCTGGGTATTATGGTATCCCTGTCCTCATGGTTTCAGGGGATGATATGGCTGCACAGGAAGCGGAGAAGCTTATTCCACATGTCATCACCGCTCCCGTAAAAGAAACCATTTCCCGTTCCGCTGTCAAAACATTGTCACCAAAGAGAGCCGGCGAACTTCTCCAGCATAAAACAGCGCAGGCTATTCAAAACCGGACTAAGATTCAGCCGCTTGTCCCGCCTTCCCATCCTACTCTACGGATTGAATTTACCAATTACGGTCAAGCTGAATGGGCGAATCTTATGCCAGGCACTGAACTCGAGCTGGGTACTACGATCGTTTCCTATAAAGCAAAAGATATCCGCGAAGCTTACCAAGCCATGTTAGTGATGACAGAACTCGCTGATCGGACCACTTTCAGTTAG